One Cucumis sativus cultivar 9930 chromosome 1, Cucumber_9930_V3, whole genome shotgun sequence DNA segment encodes these proteins:
- the LOC101214523 gene encoding malate synthase, glyoxysomal, with protein sequence MGSLGMYSESGLTKKGSSRGYDVPEGVDIRGRYDEEFAKILNKEALLFVADLQRTFRNHIKYSMECRREAKRRYNEGGLPGFDPATKYIRDSEWTCAPVPPAVADRRVEITGPVERKMIINALNSGAKVFMADFEDALSPNWENLMRGQINLKDAVDGTISFHDRVRNRVYKLNDQTAKLFVRPRGWHLPEAHIFIDGEPATGCLVDFGLYFFHNHANFRRSQGQGYGPFFYLPKMEHSREAKIWNSVFERAEKMAGIERGSIRATVLIETLPAVFQMNEILYELRDHSVGLNCGRWDYIFSYVKTFQAHPDRLLPDRVLVGMTQHFMRSYSDLLIRTCHRRGVHAMGGMAAQIPIRDDPKANEVALELVRKDKLREVKAGHDGTWAAHPGLIPACMEVFTNNMGNAPNQIRSMRRDDAANLTEEDLLQRPRGVRTMEGLRLNTRVGIQYLAAWLTGAGSVPLYNLMEDAATAEISRVQNWQWLKYGVELDGDGLGVRVNKELFGRVVEEEMERIEREVGKERFKKGMYKEACKMFTRQCTAPNLDDFLTLDAYNYIVIHHPRELSKL encoded by the exons AGAATTTGCCAAAATTCTCAACAAGGAAGCCTTGTTGTTTGTCGCTGATTTACAGAGAACTTTTAGAAACCACATCAAGTATTCGATGGAATGCCGCAGAGAAGCCAAGAGGCGGTATAATGAAGGGGGGTTACCGGGGTTTGATCCGGCGACTAAGTATATAAGAGATTCTGAGTGGACATGTGCCCCTGTCCCCCCAGCAGTTGCTGATCGGAGAGTGGAGATCACCGGACCTGTGGAGCGGAAGATGATCATCAACGCACTCAATTCTGGAGCTAAAGTTTTCATG gCGGACTTTGAAGATGCACTGTCACCAAATTGGGAGAATCTGATGAGGGGGCAAATTAATCTTAAGGATGCAGTGGATGGGACTATAAGTTTCCATGATAGAGTTAGAAACAGGGTTTATAAGCTGAATGATCAGACAGCCAAGCTCTTTGTCCGCCCTCGAGGTTGGCATTTGCCAGAGGCTCATATCTTCATTGACGGCGAGCCTGCAACCGGCTGTCTTGTGGATTTTGGGCTCTATTTTTTCCACAACCATGCTAATTTTCGACGCTCTCAAGGTCAAGGTTATGGCCCTTTCTTTTACCTTCCCAAAATGGAGCACTCCAG GGAAGCTAAAATATGGAACAGTGTATTTGAGAGGGCAGAGAAGATGGCAGGGATAGAGAGGGGCAGCATCAGGGCCACCGTACTAATTGAAACACTTCCAGCAGTGTTTCAAATGAATGAAATACTTTACGAGCTGAGGGATCACTCTGTGGGATTGAACTGTGGTAGATGGGATTACATATTCAGCTATGTCAAGACCTTCCAGGCTCACCCAGATCGTCTATTACCCGATCGGGTCCTAGTCGGTATGACCCAACATTTCATGAGGAGCTATTCTGATCTTCTCATCAGGACTTGTCACAGGCGTGGTGTGCATGCCATGGGAGGCATG GCTGCTCAAATTCCGATTAGAGACGATCCGAAGGCAAATGAGGTAGCACTTGAGCTAGTGAGGAAGGACAAACTGAGGGAGGTAAAGGCAGGGCATGATGGAACATGGGCAGCACATCCAGGACTAATCCCGGCTTGTATGGAAGTCTTCACCAACAACATGGGGAATGCCCCCAACCAAATTCGATCCATGAGACGTGACGATGCTGCAAACTTGACCGAAGAAGATCTCTTACAACGACCAAGAGGTGTACGTACAATGGAAGGGCTTCGCTTGAACACCCGAGTTGGGATTCAGTACCTAGCCGCATGGCTAACCGGGGCTGGCTCGGTGCCTCTATACAACCTTATGGAAGATGCAGCAACAGCAGAAATTAGCAGGGTTCAAAACTGGCAATGGCTGAAGTATGGAGTGGAATTGGATGGAGATGGGCTTGGTGTGAGAGTGAACAAGGAACTGTTTGGGAGAGtggtggaagaagaaatggaaaggattGAAAGAGAAGTTGGGAAAGAGAGATTCAAAAAAGGAATGTACAAAGAAGCTTGCAAGATGTTCACAAGGCAATGCACAGCTCCAAATTTGGATGACTTTCTGACCTTAGACGCTTACAACTATATTGTTATACATCATCCAAGGGAATTGTCCAAGCTTTGA